TACCTTCAAATTATGCTTTTCCATTTGATGATTCAATGACTTTGTTGAATGAATCTAATACCTGAAAGATGATGTTGTCCCAAAGAAATTCTTTCCGGATACGATTTACGGATTCCTTCTTCTTTTCCAACAATTCCTGGTCCGGTATTTCTAAAGCCTTCATCAGCGCCTGCTGCAAAGAACTGCTGGAGCCAGGTTCTATAAGCCAGCCATTCCTTTCATTTACCTGAGCGGCCACTGCACCTACATCCGTAGCGATAATAGCGCACTGGCAAGCCATTCCTTCCAAAATAACATTGGGCATCCCTTCCGCATAACTGGGACAGACCAATACATCAGCATTATCCAAAATAGCTTTGATGGCTTCTTTATTATTCAACTGCCCATGATAAATGATCTCTGGCGATTTAACCCTGTAGCGCTCTGGTATATTGCCTATAAAATGGAACTGGAACTTATATAGTTTTTTCAGTTGCCCAATAGCTTCATGCAATTCATGAATCCCCTTTCTTCTTTCAAATCTTCCCAGGTATACAAATTGCCGCGGGAAATTTATCCCAGGCATATTATCCGTGATAAAGTCCCTTTCGATGCCAGTGGGTATCTCTATGATCTTTTGAGATGCATTCGGAATATTCTTTCTGATGATATCTGTTATTTTACCGCCATAGGAATAAATATAATCTGAATAAGTACTCACATTCCGGAAGGCAGGCCTTAGGATTATCTGTTCGAGCTTATTCCTGAAAGATGCAGTTTTTTGATAATACTCGTATCCGTGTACATTCAATAGTACAGGCGGCAATTTTTCTCCTGATTTCTTTTGTTCGAGCAGATACCATCCTGCCAACCCCTTTGCATAAATCAAATCAACAGGGGGAGTTGTCCGGAACCGCTCATACAGAACCTTTGAATATTGATGTGAAGTTCGCAGGTAATGGCCAGGTAATCTATCAGACTGCTGGTAGGGTATCACATAAGAAGTAATGTATTTCAATTCTTCCATGGTGAAACAGGTGGAAAGATCAGGCTTTGGGATTTGCTTGCCGGTATGATACAGGTCTACGTAAACTTTATTCCTCGCAAGGTATTTACATAAATAGAATGAATGCTTTTGCATACCTCCAATTACAAAAGGCCATATACCATCCGTCAGTAAGGCTATTCGCATATTTCGCAGGTTCAGAGGGTAATTAATTTTCTCAATGCCAGATTGATGCCAGGAATCCTTACAGGCAAAAGATTGTAAAAACCTGCTGCCTGAAAAATTACTTTTTTGGAAAGCGGAAAGCCTGAACCAGCATTTACTTCAAATAGCGATTGTTTCAATTCTCTGAAAGTTTCCTTTGTAATCTTTTGCTGTTTGAAAGCCCACAGCAGTTGCATATATGTATGGTATATAGTTCCATTCAGATATCTATCCAGTTTTTTCTCTTTCGCAGGCAAATAGAATTTTCTAAAGTATAAGACTGCGCCTGTTACCCACTTGTTTAAAAAACTTGTTGTGTCAAAATTTTTTCTTTCTTCCGTTGTACGGAAGAAACAATCAGGCTGACCGGGGAATACCATGAATTGCAGATTATGCAGAAGTAATGCTCTTGTGTGAAATTCAACATCCTGCAAACGCGGAAATTGTTCGTCGAAACCGCCGGTCTTCTTTATAAAATCCCTCCGCCAGATCGGTTGCATAGTCTGCCAGGGAAGATCGTGCTTCAAAAAACCTGGCAATGCATTTTCAGACTTCGGACTCCAGAATCGTTTAACTACATCGACGCGGTCTGTAAACACTCCCAGTGTAAAGATTCCGGCATCAATATGAGGATGTTGTTCCATGGCAGCTACTCTGATAGCCAAACATTCACGAGACAACAAGTCATCACCATCGAAAAAAATTATGTAATGCCCTCTGGTCTGCCTGACCCCTTCGTTCCTGCAAAAATTTCCGCCACGATTCTGCTGATTGCGAATAACCCTGATCCGCTGTTCCTTTTCTGCCTGCTCCTGTACTATTTCATATGACCCATCTGTGGATACATCATCAACAATTATCAACTCCCAATCTGTATAGGTCTGATCTTTTACAGATCTTATTGCCGACTCTATAAAATAACGCTTATTAAACAGTGGGATTATTATAGACACCATTAAGCACTCTTTATTTTTTCGATTCCATCAGGACTTTATTAAGCAATTTTTGCATCTCCTGTATATCCACCACAACATCTGACTCAACTCCATATGCGTTATCATTCCAGCTCTCTCCCCCTATCAAATATCCATACCTCAGATCCAACCTGTTAGCCAACCCCCAATAACATGGATTCACCCATTTTTCCGAAAAGATTTCTATTATAGTTGCCCCCGGGTGGCAAAATAACAGATTCACCTGGCTAGCCCCATGTGGAGCTATTATGATCTCAGCCTGCCTGTACAATGCAGCTTGCTCCTCAAGAGACATCTTTTCAGGAGAAAAAACCTGAAAGCCTTCGCCGATAAGCAACTGTATCAATGCTTCCTCATTTAAGACTTTCCTCTTTTTTGCATGGCGGCGTGAGATATAAATCTTTGGTGCCTCTATGATAATCGGCCGCTTCATTCCTTCATCGTATTTTTTCTTTAATGCCTGAAGTGACCAGTCTGGTAAGAAATCGCCGGTGTCCGGAACTGATGGAATTAGTAATTGTTCTGCATCATACTGCACTTTATCATGAGAGAATACGAACTTCTGCACAGGCAGGTTTAACAAGGATAATGATTCATGATGAAAAGGCATTTTGAGTTCATTGATGATAACCTGATCGCATTTTTCAAGCCATCCTGATCTTTCCAACAATAATAATCTCGGAAGCACATCGAAAGTCCAATGAAAATAATTATAACTACCACCAGCATACCCTGCCACAGCAGTTAAACCGTTCAGCCTTGTAATTCGCGGCAATTTTATTGTCTTAAAAATCTTCATCCGCCCAAAATCTTCATTGACTTTGAACTGTCTTGAAACATCTCCCAGCAATTTATCATCGGGGGCAATAATCATGCAATTATCGCCCAGCACTCTTCCTCCTGGAATATGTGCAATGAATTGAGCAGCGATCTGGTAGCTAACACGATTCAGAAAATTCTTATGAACAACAGAATCGATGGTAACTGGCTTGATCAGGTTAAAAAACTCTTCCGATTCGGTGAGTTTAATATATTCATTTGCCTGATTTTCTTTGTATGCAGTCCAATACTCCAGTGTGGTATTGTAAAAACCTTTGGGTGGACCAATCACTCGTGAGGATGGCGAAAGCCTGGACAAGGCTGGCCCCAATAATGCCTCTGTTGCATTCCATGCCTGACTTAACACAGTCTTAAAAAATGTATCATGAAAGCTATTCCGCTACCAGAATCTTATTATAGAGATTCATCAATTGAGCATTGTGTTTTTCCCGGTCATAGTATTGTTCAACTTTATTTCTATTCACAGTCAGGCGGCCAAGTTCAAGCGCCTGTTTCATCCTTACTGCATAGTCCTCCACATCCTTTTCTTTGACCAGGTATCCGTTTAAACCGTTTTCAACCAGCTCAGGAATTCCCGAATGCCAGGTGCTGACTACTGGTAATTCCATTGCCATTGCTTCAATGATAGCGTTGGGAATTCCTTCCATATCACCATTGGACGACTGGATACTGTGATGCACAAAAACATCAGCAGTCTTCATCAGCGCAGCAGCTTCTGAAGGTGTAACCATGCCTGTAAAGGTCACTGCAGATTCGATACCAAGGCTTTTTGCCAGATCCTGCAACACTTGTTTACGTTTACCATCGCCGGTTAGAATCAGCCGGTATTCCTGCTCCAGATTAGCATTGACTAATTTGGCAAATGCACTGATGGTAAACTCATGCCCTTTCTTTTCCGCGAGGGATGAAACCTGGAGAAATATTTTCTCATGCCCATTGCTTCTTGAAGCCCCGGGGTTAAACTTATTAAGGTCTATGCCATAGCGAAGTACTTCAAATCCAAGGTCAGGAAGTGCCAGCTTCGTGCTGAGAAGCTGTACAAAAAAGTTGTTACAGCTTACAGGATAAACATTAGGAGCCGTTAGTATCTTTCTTAACCTTCGGTTATAACTCTTTTTCCTTGTCATTTCTGTAGCATCATAGCCGTGGAAATGTATGATTACAGGATAATTACCGAAAGGAATATTGTCGAGCAACTGAAGCGCCTCATAACCAAAATGACAATGAATGATATCTGGTTGAAAGGTGCTCACCAATTGTCTTGCCCGGGCAGCATAGGCAGGATTATAAAACCAGCAAGCCAGATCCTTTTTCCATAACACCCAGCGAATCTTACGCAGAATACTCGCTTCCTTAAAAGGTAGTACCTGTACCAGCGGATCAGTTTCATACTCAGAGGCCACTTCATTACAGAGATACCGGCAATTTGCCTCAGTTCTGAAAAAATCCACCTCATTGCGAATGAAAGTAGTAGTTACCGCTCCATAATGCCGTGAAAAATACAATATCTTCATATCAGGCCTTTCCGTTTTTTGAAATCCATTGACTTCTCCTTATTTCAACAGTATTTTTCCGGATAGCAAAAACATTGACAAGTAAGGAGAAGATAGTTCTTCCTTTATAGTTCATTAGCAACCTGAACTTTTCGTTCTCCTTCTTAATTTGAAATCTTTTGTAACGGTAAAGGATCTTTAGTAATTGTAATGAATAGTAATAAATGTCTTTCCACCACAACAAATAAAATCCTTTATTCCTTGTAATGGCGTACCTGTAGGCTGCCAGCACAGACAGGTTTTTCAGGTACCCATCATGTAACTTCACAATGTACTGCCAGTTCAAGCGCTCTTTCGGAATAAAATGCTGAAAGAGCAATGTTTGATCGTACCATATACGATACCCGCTTAAAGCCAAAGCGTTGCATAACTCTACGTCTCCTCCTGAAGAAAGAGACTTCCCTTTTCTGTCATCAAGCAATCCGGCAAACCCTTTGTCAAATAAATCCTGCAGCGCAGACCGCCGATAAATGGAACCGGCGCCATATACATACCCTTTAACTTCAGTGATGTCTCCACTGGTTTTTCCCTGAGCACCCGTAGCATAATAGGTTTTGAAATCATCGAACCAGTGTGGAGGTGTTATTTCGCATTCAGGTTCACCATGCCCACCCAATACTGCCACGTTAGGATTTGATTCCATGATGTTAAATGCCCTTTCGATATAAGAGCTGTTCAACCAGTTGTCATCATCACAATAAAGAATATATTCATATCGGGAAACATCGAAACCTTTCTTACGTGCATGGCTTAAACCTGCCTGTTTCTCTTCTACTACCTTACAATCGACGTGTTTGTTACTTGCAGCAAATTCAGTGGCCACAGAACCTGTATGGTCAGATGAATTATTGTCAACCACGATTAGTTCCCAGGCTACCTGCGAGTTGAAAGTTTGTCCGGCAAGATGTTTCAGCGTAGGCACCAATCTAGACTCGCTATTATAACAACAAATGATTACAGAAATTCCTTTCATATAAGTTGCACTTTGCCCCCCATTTCTACCGTGCAGCTGCATGGGCATTTTTATGGTAAATATTCTTAAACTTTGTTAGTACCCTTCCGGCTGTTAAGTTCATAAACGCAACGGGAAGTCTGACAACAATAATTGAGTTATATGCCGCAAGCAATCTAAGGGCTTTAAAGAAGACTTTTACGCTCAATGCCTTCTTCACAATCCATTGCTGCAACAACTCGTCAAGCCAGTATTTAGCAGTGTTTGTAAATACAGAATCTTCCAGTCCTATTTTCTCCTTAATATATCGTTGCACTTTCAATCCTTCCAATAGAAAAAGGCCTTCCTTGTCGGATTTAAAAGAAACACTGGAAGTATGTCGCCGAAAAAAACTTTTCTTTTCGTTCAGGTAAAAAACTTTGCCCATAGACGCAAGCTGAGTCCACATTAGCCAATCACCACAGTACCTGTGCTGCTTATATGACTGATCTGGCAATTT
This portion of the Pseudobacter ginsenosidimutans genome encodes:
- a CDS encoding glycosyltransferase family 4 protein, which encodes MQKHSFYLCKYLARNKVYVDLYHTGKQIPKPDLSTCFTMEELKYITSYVIPYQQSDRLPGHYLRTSHQYSKVLYERFRTTPPVDLIYAKGLAGWYLLEQKKSGEKLPPVLLNVHGYEYYQKTASFRNKLEQIILRPAFRNVSTYSDYIYSYGGKITDIIRKNIPNASQKIIEIPTGIERDFITDNMPGINFPRQFVYLGRFERRKGIHELHEAIGQLKKLYKFQFHFIGNIPERYRVKSPEIIYHGQLNNKEAIKAILDNADVLVCPSYAEGMPNVILEGMACQCAIIATDVGAVAAQVNERNGWLIEPGSSSSLQQALMKALEIPDQELLEKKKESVNRIRKEFLWDNIIFQVLDSFNKVIESSNGKA
- a CDS encoding glycosyltransferase family 61 protein, which codes for MLSQAWNATEALLGPALSRLSPSSRVIGPPKGFYNTTLEYWTAYKENQANEYIKLTESEEFFNLIKPVTIDSVVHKNFLNRVSYQIAAQFIAHIPGGRVLGDNCMIIAPDDKLLGDVSRQFKVNEDFGRMKIFKTIKLPRITRLNGLTAVAGYAGGSYNYFHWTFDVLPRLLLLERSGWLEKCDQVIINELKMPFHHESLSLLNLPVQKFVFSHDKVQYDAEQLLIPSVPDTGDFLPDWSLQALKKKYDEGMKRPIIIEAPKIYISRRHAKKRKVLNEEALIQLLIGEGFQVFSPEKMSLEEQAALYRQAEIIIAPHGASQVNLLFCHPGATIIEIFSEKWVNPCYWGLANRLDLRYGYLIGGESWNDNAYGVESDVVVDIQEMQKLLNKVLMESKK
- a CDS encoding glycosyltransferase, encoding MKILYFSRHYGAVTTTFIRNEVDFFRTEANCRYLCNEVASEYETDPLVQVLPFKEASILRKIRWVLWKKDLACWFYNPAYAARARQLVSTFQPDIIHCHFGYEALQLLDNIPFGNYPVIIHFHGYDATEMTRKKSYNRRLRKILTAPNVYPVSCNNFFVQLLSTKLALPDLGFEVLRYGIDLNKFNPGASRSNGHEKIFLQVSSLAEKKGHEFTISAFAKLVNANLEQEYRLILTGDGKRKQVLQDLAKSLGIESAVTFTGMVTPSEAAALMKTADVFVHHSIQSSNGDMEGIPNAIIEAMAMELPVVSTWHSGIPELVENGLNGYLVKEKDVEDYAVRMKQALELGRLTVNRNKVEQYYDREKHNAQLMNLYNKILVAE
- a CDS encoding glycosyltransferase family 2 protein, with the translated sequence MVSIIIPLFNKRYFIESAIRSVKDQTYTDWELIIVDDVSTDGSYEIVQEQAEKEQRIRVIRNQQNRGGNFCRNEGVRQTRGHYIIFFDGDDLLSRECLAIRVAAMEQHPHIDAGIFTLGVFTDRVDVVKRFWSPKSENALPGFLKHDLPWQTMQPIWRRDFIKKTGGFDEQFPRLQDVEFHTRALLLHNLQFMVFPGQPDCFFRTTEERKNFDTTSFLNKWVTGAVLYFRKFYLPAKEKKLDRYLNGTIYHTYMQLLWAFKQQKITKETFRELKQSLFEVNAGSGFPLSKKVIFQAAGFYNLLPVRIPGINLALRKLITL
- a CDS encoding glycosyltransferase produces the protein MQLHGRNGGQSATYMKGISVIICCYNSESRLVPTLKHLAGQTFNSQVAWELIVVDNNSSDHTGSVATEFAASNKHVDCKVVEEKQAGLSHARKKGFDVSRYEYILYCDDDNWLNSSYIERAFNIMESNPNVAVLGGHGEPECEITPPHWFDDFKTYYATGAQGKTSGDITEVKGYVYGAGSIYRRSALQDLFDKGFAGLLDDRKGKSLSSGGDVELCNALALSGYRIWYDQTLLFQHFIPKERLNWQYIVKLHDGYLKNLSVLAAYRYAITRNKGFYLLWWKDIYYYSLQLLKILYRYKRFQIKKENEKFRLLMNYKGRTIFSLLVNVFAIRKNTVEIRRSQWISKNGKA